A window of the Sporosarcina sp. FSL K6-2383 genome harbors these coding sequences:
- a CDS encoding phosphocarrier protein HPr yields MVEKQFKVTDKAGIHARPAAMLVSVANKFVSDVNLDYGGKNVNLKSILGVMSLGIGHGETFKLNASGADEQDAINELAKTLKTEGLAE; encoded by the coding sequence ATGGTCGAAAAACAATTTAAAGTAACGGATAAAGCAGGTATTCACGCACGTCCAGCAGCAATGTTAGTGAGTGTGGCAAACAAATTTGTATCAGACGTAAATTTAGATTACGGTGGCAAGAACGTTAACCTAAAATCTATCTTAGGCGTTATGTCTTTAGGAATTGGGCACGGTGAAACTTTCAAACTAAATGCTAGCGGCGCAGATGAACAGGATGCGATTAATGAATTGGCAAAAACATTGAAAACAGAAGGACTTGCTGAATAA
- the ptsP gene encoding phosphoenolpyruvate--protein phosphotransferase — MSLLKGIAASSGIAIAKAYCLVEPDLSFSKKKIEDSATEVARFQSALATSKSELEAIRDVAEKELGADDAAIFNAHVLVLTDPELIGPIEEKIKTDQVNAEFALKEMSDMFITMFEQMDNAYMQERAADIRDVTKRLLSHLLGVKIVNPSMISEEVVVIAEDLTPSDTAQLNRQFVKGFTTDIGGRTSHSAIMARSLEIPAVVGTQESTKLIQDGDLVIVDGLNGEIHINPSAEVVADYKNKQQQFEQQKVEWAKLVNEKTITADGHQVELAANIGTPEDLVGVVNNGGEAVGLYRTEFLYMGKDQLPTEEEQFEAYKKVLQGMAGKPVVVRTLDIGGDKELSYLQLPEEMNPFLGFRAIRLCLEEQDIFRTQLRALLRASTFGNLKIMFPMIATLGEFRQAKAILEEEKQELLAAGTEIAEHIEVGIMVEIPSTAVQADVFAKEVDFFSIGTNDLIQYTFAADRMNERVSYLYQPYNPAILRLVKMVIDAAHKEGKWAGMCGEMAGDEIAVPLLIGLGLDEFSMSATSILPARAQIKKLKKSDMVELVNEALQMGTAEEVVQAVKERTGL; from the coding sequence ATGAGCCTGCTAAAAGGAATTGCTGCATCGAGCGGCATTGCAATTGCAAAAGCATACTGTTTGGTTGAGCCTGATTTATCCTTTAGTAAAAAAAAGATTGAGGACAGTGCAACGGAAGTTGCACGTTTTCAATCTGCACTAGCTACTTCAAAAAGCGAATTGGAAGCAATTCGTGATGTCGCTGAAAAGGAGCTAGGCGCAGATGATGCGGCTATTTTCAATGCGCATGTGTTAGTGCTGACAGATCCAGAGTTAATCGGACCGATAGAAGAAAAGATTAAAACGGATCAAGTCAACGCTGAATTTGCTTTGAAAGAAATGTCAGATATGTTCATTACGATGTTCGAGCAAATGGACAATGCATATATGCAGGAACGTGCGGCAGATATTCGAGACGTCACAAAACGATTGCTGTCACATTTACTAGGTGTTAAAATTGTTAACCCAAGTATGATTTCTGAAGAAGTTGTTGTCATTGCGGAAGATTTAACGCCATCAGATACTGCGCAGTTAAATCGTCAGTTTGTCAAAGGCTTCACAACAGATATTGGTGGAAGAACATCCCACTCTGCTATCATGGCTCGCTCGTTGGAAATTCCAGCAGTTGTCGGAACACAAGAATCGACGAAGCTGATTCAAGACGGTGATCTTGTGATTGTTGATGGATTAAATGGAGAAATACATATTAATCCTAGCGCTGAAGTGGTTGCTGACTACAAAAATAAACAGCAGCAATTTGAGCAGCAAAAGGTAGAATGGGCCAAGCTGGTCAATGAAAAAACAATAACAGCAGACGGTCATCAAGTAGAGTTGGCTGCTAATATTGGTACGCCAGAAGATTTGGTCGGCGTCGTGAATAATGGTGGAGAGGCCGTCGGGCTCTACCGTACTGAATTTTTATATATGGGCAAGGACCAGCTGCCAACAGAGGAAGAGCAGTTCGAAGCTTATAAAAAGGTTTTACAAGGAATGGCAGGTAAGCCGGTTGTAGTGCGTACTCTCGATATCGGTGGAGACAAAGAACTGTCTTACTTACAGCTACCTGAAGAGATGAACCCATTCTTAGGCTTCCGCGCAATTCGTTTATGCTTGGAAGAACAAGATATTTTCCGTACGCAACTACGCGCATTGTTACGGGCAAGCACATTTGGGAATTTGAAAATTATGTTCCCGATGATTGCAACGCTCGGCGAATTCCGCCAAGCGAAAGCGATTTTGGAGGAAGAAAAACAAGAGTTACTAGCAGCGGGTACGGAAATTGCAGAACATATCGAAGTCGGCATCATGGTGGAAATTCCATCGACTGCTGTCCAAGCAGATGTATTTGCGAAAGAAGTTGATTTCTTTAGTATTGGAACGAATGATTTAATCCAATATACATTTGCGGCAGACCGTATGAACGAACGCGTTTCTTACTTGTACCAACCTTATAATCCTGCAATTTTGCGCCTCGTGAAGATGGTCATCGACGCTGCGCATAAGGAAGGAAAATGGGCGGGCATGTGTGGAGAAATGGCAGGCGACGAAATCGCTGTGCCATTATTGATTGGCCTAGGACTCGACGAATTCTCGATGAGTGCGACGTCGATTTTACCCGCACGCGCACAAATTAAGAAATTGAAGAAAAGCGATATGGTTGAGCTTGTAAACGAAGCACTTCAGATGGGAACAGCCGAAGAAGTTGTGCAAGCTGTTAAGGAACGTACTGGTTTATAA